The nucleotide window TCGTCGACGTGATCGCCGTCACGGTCCCCTTCGGGCTGTCCTCGAGGTGCTCGCGGGCGGCCCGCAGCGTCCAGACGACGCTCATCACGAGGGTGTCGTAGGCGCCGTACCAGTCGTCGTCGTCTACGTCGGCGAAGGCGCCCGGCGGGACACCCCCGGCGGAGGTGACGACGTGGTCGATCCCGCCGAACCGGTCGGCCGTGGCGTCCACGAGCGCGCGCACCGCCGACGGCTCCGTGAGGTCCGTCTCGACGGCCATCGCCTCTCCCGGCGCGTCCGCGAGTTCCGCCTCTGCCGTCTCCAGTCGTTCGGGCGTCCGGCCACAGATCACCACGTTCGTGCCCGCCTCGGCCAGCGCCGCGGCCGAGGCGAAGCCGAGACCGCTGGAGCTGGCCGTCACCAGTGCCGTATCGCCGTCGACTCCCAGGTCCATGTCCGGGGCGTGGGGCGGCGAGACAAAAGGCAGTCGGGTGGCGGCAGCCTCACCCGGACCGTCGCACCTCGACCCCGCCGTCCTGTCCGACGCTCACGGACAGCGCGACCGTCACCGCTCGTCCCTGGACGGCGTCGCCGGCGGCGTCGGAGACGAGCTTCATCAGGTCCGGCGCGGTGTACGACACCTTCACCCCGGCGTCGTCACAGGCGTCGTACACCCGGTCTGGCACCTCGTACAGGTCCGTCCCGGCGGCGACTTCGACGGTGACGGCGGCCGT belongs to Halobaculum sp. MBLA0143 and includes:
- a CDS encoding SDR family oxidoreductase; translated protein: MDLGVDGDTALVTASSSGLGFASAAALAEAGTNVVICGRTPERLETAEAELADAPGEAMAVETDLTEPSAVRALVDATADRFGGIDHVVTSAGGVPPGAFADVDDDDWYGAYDTLVMSVVWTLRAAREHLEDSPKGTVTAITSTSVAEPIENLILSNAVRRGVVGVVKSVARGWAPSIRANAVLPGAHETARIEELIEDSIERGEFDSYDQGLADWAADVPMDRIGDPAAFGQVVAFLASEPAGFVNGVALPVDGGRLRG